The following proteins are co-located in the Vigna unguiculata cultivar IT97K-499-35 chromosome 9, ASM411807v1, whole genome shotgun sequence genome:
- the LOC114164814 gene encoding uncharacterized protein LOC114164814, with protein sequence MAVSHNNRILLLAFVILCLFSNQIIARTLKEKTNITSGDASTVQHSKESHAEVFKPKDEDVNVGGDVFAADYTPASRKPPIHN encoded by the exons ATGGCTGTTTCACACAACAACCGCATTCTATTACTGGCTTTCGTCATCCTCTGCCTCTTCTCCAACCAAATAATAG CTCGAACGTTGAAAGAAAAAACCAATATAACTAGTGGGGATGCCAGCACAGTTCAGCATAGTAAGGAATCGCATGCTGAGGTGTTTAAGCCCAAAGACGAGGATGTTAACGTTGGTGGTGATGTGTTCGCAGCGGATTACACTCCAGCCTCCAGAAAACCACCGATTCACAATTAA
- the LOC114164686 gene encoding root meristem growth factor 9, whose product MAMLPTKRFFLLALLFLCFLSINATARSLRETKDELAPVSAEKSHENQVKVNQGGEQEQDTGDLTTMDYTPAKKNPPIHN is encoded by the exons ATGGCTATGTTACCCACCAAACGCTTCTTTCTCCTTGCTCTTCTCTTCCTTTGTTTTCTTTCCATTAATGCTACAG CCAGAAGTTTAAGAGAGACTAAGGATGAATTAGCTCCAGTTTCTGCAGAAAAGAGCCATGAAAATCAAGTTAAGGTAAACCAAGGAGGGGAACAGGAACAAGACACTGGTGACTTGACAACAATGGACTACACTCCTGCAAAAAAGAACCCTCCAATTCATAATTAG